ATCCCACCTATATATATAtgcgtgtatatgtatatagatataaatataatacttatatagatatacacgtatatacaaatatacgtatgtatgtacGACAAATCAGACAGTCTAGGTGCGTCCCCGAGGAGAAGGATGGCAAGGTTCCCGCGTGTCTACCGAGAACCGCTTCCATCGGAGGATTGAGCCGTCGTCGCGGGATTATGGCTCGTCTCGTATTCCATCACCTCCTGGTAGATGAGCTCCTTCCACTGGTCCACCGTGTGCTCCCTCTCGTCCACGCTATGATCGTACGGGCCTGGCGCAGGCTTTGGAAAGGAAGAAACGCGATTTCATTTTCGTAATAATTCATTGTCAGTTCGCGGGTAATAAAGACCGCGGCGATCGCGGTCGCGGCACCACTTACGGCATTGACTTCACCCTCGTCGTACCATACGTTTATGTAATTGTGCAGCAAAGCGTCGTCGACGGAGATGCGTCGCTCGGGGTCGATCACGAGCATCCGCGACAATAGATCCCTAGCTTGACTCGCTGcggaaagagaaagaaacggTCAAGGAAGACGAGACCGcgaccgagagagagagagagagagagagagagagagaaagagagaaagagagagaggagagagagagacacccTTTCTCACCTTTCAATCTATTGTGCTCGGACGAGTCCGATGGAAACAGAACGTCCGGGAATAGCCTGTCGAACGGGTACCCCGGATACCGTGGCCTGTTCTCCACGTAATTCCTCACCGTTGGCTGCAACCGCTGCATAAACTCTTGGGCCGGCGTCCCCAGTTGCTCTGCAATTGGTAAACGTCCAAGAAACTCGCTCGCCTCGCGATTCACCGCGATACAACCGGGGAGAACCTACCGATTATCTTGTTCCACTGGTCGATGTGATCCGTACCGGGAAACAACACACCGCCCCGAATCATTTCGCCCATTATACATCCTACCGACCAGATATCCACGTTCTCCTTGTACCCCATACCGAGGATCACCTGCGAATCATCGATCCTTCTTATATCCTATCTCCGCTCCCTCTCGCTTCCTCCTCCTCTCTTCTTACCTCCGGTGCTCTGTAGTATCGCGTCACCACGTACGGTGTCATCATGAAGGTAGTACCCGCGGTCCTCGCCAATCCAAAGTCGAGAATTTTTAGCGTACAGTCGGCCTTCACCACGATATTGCTCGGCTTTAAATCCTATGGGGCGGGGGAGAGGCGAGGAACCAGAAATAAATCGAGAGATAACTCGATAAGAGAATCACTCACCCTATGGATGATGCCGGCCGAGTGCAAGTGCTTGATGCCGCACAACATCTGATAGAGCAGGTAAGACATGCGCTCGTGGTCCAGATCCATTTGGATCACCTGGCACAGGTTCGCGTCCATCAGCTCCATCACTAGGTAGACGTCTTGAAACTCGTCCAACGATCGTTGCGGCGTGAACGCGTTCAACAGACCGATTATCTAAAGAAGCGAGAAGaaggggaagaagaagaagaagagacg
This is a stretch of genomic DNA from Xylocopa sonorina isolate GNS202 chromosome 8, iyXylSono1_principal, whole genome shotgun sequence. It encodes these proteins:
- the Bsk gene encoding mitogen-activated protein kinase dJNK, encoding MPYLGPDMTTRLSAMFYTVEVGDTRFTILKRYQNLKPIGSGAQGIVCAAYDTVTAQNVAIKKLSRPFQNVTHAKRAYREFKLMKLVNHKNIIGLLNAFTPQRSLDEFQDVYLVMELMDANLCQVIQMDLDHERMSYLLYQMLCGIKHLHSAGIIHRDLKPSNIVVKADCTLKILDFGLARTAGTTFMMTPYVVTRYYRAPEVILGMGYKENVDIWSVGCIMGEMIRGGVLFPGTDHIDQWNKIIEQLGTPAQEFMQRLQPTVRNYVENRPRYPGYPFDRLFPDVLFPSDSSEHNRLKASQARDLLSRMLVIDPERRISVDDALLHNYINVWYDEGEVNAPAPGPYDHSVDEREHTVDQWKELIYQEVMEYETSHNPATTAQSSDGSGSR